The genomic DNA tgacaatataaacatatgttgtgtgtaatgtaaataaagtaaaaatatatgggtacctgtaaaataaataactgtAACTAATATGTTTGGCCACAATGGCGCATTAGATCACTCTACAATGCCACTgcgatatataataaataaataagataataaaaaatacataaaagatcgtGTCCGTGAGAAATTTTGAtctcgaaatcaaaaaatagtaaatagcaCGTGTTGAATTGAACTAACTACATAATTGGTATTTataaacatgtgtatttatgtatgttcttttcaaaataataagaatacacTATTTTGTATTGCCATActggatattatatgtatgtgcaggTTCAAGGTTGAGTCTTCTTATGTGTAACCATACTTGTGGACGATCCAAATTCGTCAATTATCTAATAAGTTGTTATTTATTTCTGACTCAAGTGAATGATGACTCGTCGGAGCAGAAAGACTCGGTTTCTTTTGTGCATTGCGAATACCAAAATTTGTTTTGGTAATAGATAGTCGAATAGAATATGTTATAAATCGCGTGCTGTTCGtgtgaaatacatatttgattgaaaatgtttaaaattcgtGGTGTGACAATCTTATTTCCGATCTTTCAATCAATATTTGACGCAACAGCTTTAAAcatcgttaaaaaaaatatggaaatatacTTATTTAGTTTAGATTTTATCATCGATGAAAACGAAGCGCCAATGTTGTATGACCTAGATATTAGCCtcatttttactatttattctcttgtaaaaatgtctatataaatattaacaatgAGGGTAAAAATCGTTATAACTACTAATTTTTCCGATGAAAAGATTAAATCAACGACATTGCAACGTATTTTTGACTTCAACGCGAATAGGCACCATTTGACATTGCTTtttcataaaatgaaaaattactaCCTAGggcttttatcaaaatttatacttcaatttaaaattacaaacattggTAATAACTAGGGTGACCATACATTAATGGTTATTTTAGggaaaaattatacaatttttggacatgtgacacatttttttttataaagaggggggacaatttttttgcgGCGCGTCTCGTTTTGAGTCCTGGAAAACATGTGATAGTAATCCTAATGATAGTGGCGTAACTACATAGAAAAATTTGTCCTGCATGCAAAATTTACCGAAGGAcccatttttattactagcctcttcttactattttataatgaaataaaaaacttacaaattttaaatgtctCGGCCTATATCACATATTTTAAAGACATTTGATGAACTTATTCATGGTAATATTGCAAGTTCGCAATATTACCATGAATAAGtagaattttttatacatacttcTACCTGTTTTCAATTGGGGCGAATTGATTTtcctgtattttttatttatttttaatatacatacttatgtattcaTATTTGGAGATCCTCCCGAAGGCCCTCCCGACCCTGAGGGCtcgcatgcaccgcatacccCCGCGTCATAGTAATTATGCCACTGCCTAGTGATAGCTAGTCTTCGGCGTTGACTGGGTGCTcgtcaaataaaaatagacagtCCCATCAGTAAAGGGCGAATAGGGAGCGTACTTTTTCCAGGAATTAGGACGTTTTGGATCTATTTACAAAggtagagtgcaaaaaaaaggttcagcgaacctttaagagggctggacactagcgccttgtccatacaaacgtattacacttttcccttcctcaattatggcactagagaaattattttttaatatgctatggatatccaccattgggttgcatctatcgttttatttttttgattagttattttttatatgagctaggagccaccaaacatctataaaatcgcttttttttacacccacaaaaagagttcagcgtgtttatttaacggttgattttttaaaaaatacaagcacacaaacatagaaaatatctttctcgtgccaatggtgaaatttttttttaaattgatccaGCTTCGGAGAAGAAAActagagaatacgaaacctcgattttgtcgatttaaaatacttaaattttatctggtcgaagcgcaactgtcgcattcactcaatatatgtatatgttgatatatattgtcacattcactcaatatatatattgaagaaaggaacggcaacaaaattaaggtttcggatatacagccctcttaacaaagcaccgcgaacaattaacaatgaacggtaCGCGTCCGGTTCGCTCACTACCCATCAGTATACAAACTAAGGGAGCAAAAAAACACGGTTGACGATAGTAATTGACaacagtgaaccattttttgtgccaaAAGCACCCAACCAATGTTGAAGACTATTGTTGGTCCACTGTAAGAAGACACTTAGAATACGATAAATATGATAAGAAAAATATGAAAGTAAGTAATCCAGGTGGCTCACTATGCTCTATagacagtgccggccttacaccctatggcaccctcgggcaattttttctaagcgcccCTAGATAATTGTGACAAATTATTTTGTGATACTTTAGACCGGAGATaagtttaaatttcaaataatcaatttaagtttcgcctttggcactctaatctaaaattttttagGGTCTTTGGCAccctaatttttaattttaaagcgccttcaGTGCATGGAGTGGCGCCCCAACATActcggcgccctcgggcgccgcccgacccagcccccccctaaaaccggcactgtctTTGGATGAGCCAATCATTGTGGTCGTTCTCGTATTTATTTGctgtgtatgcatatatgtatgtacatacatatgtagtttgactAGTATGTAATTggaatcaataaaaatacatcCATTCAAATTGGACCACATTTGTCCAAATTGTATGTATAGAGGAACATTCAATTTGTGTAgtgtgttttaaatataaaatcacgAACTAATTGAATAGAGGATATCGATTCTTTATACGATTTATATATTGCTTAAAAAGACCTGGATTTACATCGATGCGTGAGCGCGATTGCATCACTACGTATTGATGACGTCATTTCCGCTCAcgcattgtttttaaaaatgccAAAAAGGTCACTAATCTTTATGAATTCAAATTAcacctacaaaaaaaaaaaatggcattaCAGAACAATAATAATCTACTCTCGTCAGGGCTGACCTCCGAATGTCTCTCAAGGTAACGATGCGGGATTTACCATCATTTGGTATCGTATGTATTGTGCCActgatgtatatatttttatatgcatgGTGTGCTATGCAGGTTGATATCAAACTAACTGATACATTTCAGAATGGTTTGTGTGTgacttttgttgatttttaaaacttttttccaTATCAATGCTTAGCTCTGTCATTAAGTTTATGGATGTATGAGCAATTACTATTTGAAATACCAGTGAGGCTTACTAGCCGTCAAAAAGTCCAATTCCAGAATTGTATCATGGAAATAGAAGGAGTTACTGTTAGTTAAAACAGCTTTTCGAAGGAAGAACATATTATTCCGAGAGAATGGGGAGGTTCGGTTTAGGTTTTAAAATATGCGAATTGCGATCGCGCgaacgacaatcgttgccacaaaaatcgcgaatacggaatatctggcactcgagctttcgttagtacaatatatcGCGTggttagctttcgattgatggagatTTTTGGGTGCcatatgttccgtgatcgagattttagtgacgtgcgcgagatcgctctGTGCGGAATAATCGTCTCCTCGATGagatttattttcttaaattctACAGATTTCTGGAAAAAACAACGGccattttaattcataatagtTTATAGAAtgtattaatatgaaaaatataaccATTAATATGCAAAAATAGATTTTGGAGAAATTTTGTTgcttatttaatacatatatgtaaagacTAGaggctttgtatgtaagtaaatatcgttggaacttcgaaaacaagtcaaaatttccatgacggcGAAGGGCCCCGGGGGGCGCCGGGTGCATTCGCTGGaagggaacttcgtaaacaaaacagtttctatgacgattcgatatatgtatttttcgattcaaataaatttaataaaaaaacaagttaatatttactattagattcgccatgtttaagctgtttatattacaaagactgagcgaagccgggtaaaacaactagtattttatatatttattgaagcTTCATTACCCtcgaaattatcatttttagccaatttgaatGTAATTTAGCCTTGATGTACGCTAACTGGTAAGATACATTGGGCATTGAACGTCATAGTGCTGCATAAGGTTCAgtgtactcaaagaagtatggaacgtttgGAAGTATATATTTGGAGGAGATAAAGAAAGGGGAACACGTGGATTAGAAGTTTGACAAAGATGGTTGATATAGTGGAAGAGAAAATGAATCAAAATGGGAATGGGTGGGTCatatagctagaagaacggacagTAGATGGGCGAAAGTAGTGCTCAAATGgcacccaagagaatgtaagaAAGCAAGGAAGGTCGCAGGTAGAtggaattagaaaaatgtgtgggaggAGATTATGCTGTTTTGCATCCAtgctggagaggccttcatccagcagtggatggcgaatggctgtgaatgatgatgatgatgacacacAATCCGGTGTCACCTGTGATTTACTAGAGGAAGGGAAAAGTTTCAGCGCTTTTAAATATGATGGTGCAAGTCAAAAAATGAATCCAAACATTTAAACATCATCGCTGAACCCAAAACTTGAGACGAACAATTGTGAACATGACTAAGGGAATTGCGTGTTGACGATACAGGAGTGACCCACAAGTGGCTTTAATTAGGCTAAAAGCAGTAATTCGCGTGGACAATTGACCGATGTTTCAGTTCAGTTTGTTTACCGTGCTTTTCGTGCTAATTTGCGTGACGCTTTTGACATTCGCGTTTTCGTGACACTATATTATGTTGTAGGTCGTCCTGATAGGATACTGCATGTGCTACGGAGACGTGTACAGAATAATTAATGGGTATGATGACTGTGCCAATGTGTGTGGTAGAACCAACCAGGAGGACATCGATCCAACCGGCAGTTGCAAACGTGAGGACATGTCCATGAAAAGGTACGTGTATCATgaaaatatgtttgtttatcaGGAAATTCGATCGACACATGCGGCGCGTCATTACTGGGACAAACTAATGACGATAGTTGACCCACCAATTTATTACTTTTCCATTAGGGCTGGTGGGacagtaaaaaaaatagcacataCTTTCTATGAAACGTTCGTGCATGTGAACTAATTACGatagaatataaatttgatacgATCTCTAATTGAATGTTTATAACGAATGATCAGATATGGACATTGTTTTAGATTGGAGACTTCTTTTTGTTTTAAAGCATTTTAGTAAAGTAcgatatattaaatatagaaaGCACATTTTCTAGAAATGTGCTCACCTGAAGGAGTTTTCCCAAAATCGAGACCTAGCTAAATCGCTTTCTTGCACTCGAAAACAATGCTAAACACATGTTAAAacttacaaatatacaaaaattcagTATAGGATTCGTTGCTTTCGAGAGAACTTTCTCGAAGGAAAAaaagaaagattgaaaatatatatttttaggcaGCGCGGGATTGAGTAGTATGTTGACCTTGTCCCATAGCCTATAGAAACACGTGGTTGTGTTTGTTTGGAAGAGGATCTTTGTTGATCATTTTAATACAtgtgttattgtatgtacggcgAAGTAGACAGTTGCTTCGACGGAGTGAACCAGGTCGAGCTCCCGAAGCTCACTGGTTGCTGATACGCCGGTGCATCTGTTTCAGTTTTAAACGTGGTCGTGTGCAGTTGTACACCAAATATATTTAGCTCTAAATATCCATGACAATGCGACCACTTCAAATTTTATGTGCTCGATCTTCAAGTTCAACATGATCATTAAAATTTCAGCAATGTCGGTTACCAAATAAATGTTACTTTCATGAAGATTTATACACTTACTCTTATTTTCTCAATTGTCCcttgatacaaaaatattaaatacaaacagTTCACCCataaaatatatcgaattaaagaattcctcgacttacggGGTTTTCAACTTACACGAACTTTTCAACTTTTCAACTCAACTTACCCATAAaacgaacttttttttttattcttatttttttcaggTTATTAGTGATCAACTCGGATGCTGGATCTGGCAAATCACCAAATAATATACATCGAGAGTGTGTCGAGTCTTGCGATGAAACGCATTTGTAAGTTCTTTTTAggctacaatattatacatacactttatgagcgtacatatataattcatgGATTATTCTTTGTTTACTGCTCTGCAAAAATTTTTAAACATCTTTCCACCACATCGCTTgaattacttattttatttcaactctTTCTTTACACCCAATCCATTTGGGATTAGTtgcttgtattttatttctacatCTTCTACTATCCTACAATCTTCAGCtatgatgttttatatttgtgtgtatgtacatatattcaatggtTTGAATTTCATGATTTTGCTTCTATAACGCGACGTTGTTGATAGGTGCTGGTGAAGAGCATTGTTTCAAATagccatttatttattacactaTGCATAAAAATccaaatgtttttttctattttcagcAAAGAGTTAATCAATCGATGTATACCGAATAAAAGCTCGAAAGTCGtcaattcattcttttcaaaaaCTGGTCTTTCAGACTTCTTCCAAGAAGTCAACGAAGACTTGCACCTCTGCTGGAGAGAGATGTTGTATCTGTGCATCATTGCCTTCGGTGAGTTGCATATGTATTGtaatgtattcaaaataatcacgttTAATGTTGATCTCTTTTATTTCGGATTAATTGTAATATTACACGTACATGCATATACGAGTATAATAGTGATTCGTTTCTTTGTCAACTCAACTCTTGGTGAATCAACGGGTTTGCAATGAAAGGAACGTGAGTCGACAAACGTCGATACAACACGTGTCTTCCGTTTCATTTACTAGTCGATTTTTCATGTCACTTCCAACTATTCAAAAGTCAATCGATAACACATATTTACTCGgacgaaaaaaatcaatcaatctaCAACACGATATTAaacttctcatttttttttctttttttcagtattttcaGTCATAATACTCGTATTATTCAGATTTGTGGTGGGTTTTGTAGTATGGTTCGTACTCATAGGTGTTTCGCTTACTACCGTCATTGCCACTATATTTCTATggtaagaattttttttaatgcttttgttttatttcgagcaatacgtattgtataaaaaagagTTTTTCGACACTAAGCGTCGAGagttaaattgaaatgaaataaaagggtctacctcacgggactgaaagtgaaacgcccgaaaacgcaaatatcggaaggcaaagatcgaaaatcgaaagatcttaagtcgaaagataaaaaaagagtCTCTCCCCctgtcgtacatactcacttaatttgcgcgagcaggatacaacaggaacaagaggaacaggcttttcctcccgtatctgcacgcgcacattaaacaaggcggtatgacaaaaagagagataatttcaccgcatgccactgatatatattatatatgcatagtaccgtttaccatgcaccctttttttttttttgatctttcgactaaagatctttcgattttcgatctttgccttccgatatttgctttttcgagcttttcactttcggtcccgtgaggtagaccccactCTTACGAGTTAAAATGATCCTATCCGAAACATACAGTCATACAGATAGAGCTCACTTACACTACATATACTGGCCTTCAAACCGTTTTCGGGCTATGACTCACGTGGAGTAGTGCGTGAGAATGGAATGATTTGTAAACTTGACAACCTTCACCAAATTCAATAAATCTAATCATTTcctattgaaataataatgtagcaaatttaaaattttgtgcaCTCTTTTTTATCCgatagtttttataaaatttcagtggTTTTTAAATGGTCAACGACCAAAagatattttatcatctaaaagtaaaaaaaaaaaacaatagtagAAGATCActagattattatttaaataacaatttttgatTAAAGGGTTACGTGGACAAAGGAAAGAAAAAAGTTGAACGAAATCAGTGTTGAAAATCAAGATTATATCAGTCAAAGAAAAGTTTATAGCTATTTGGGATATGCAATTTTAGCTACTGTCATAACTTTTATTATCCTACTAGTTTTATTAGTGATGAGAAAGAGAATTCGTTTAGTTATACAACTGTTTAAAGAAGCTGGGAAAGCCATTGCTAGTATGCCATTACTGCTGTTAGAACCCATATTGGTAAGTGAATAGATTTACATTTTTGTTGTTTGGTTTTCGTttttaccaaaaaaataaaaattgttttcagaCATTTTTAACTCTCTGCATTGTAGTAAGTTTATGGATATATTTAAGTATCTGGGTAGAAAGCTCAGGATTTTTGATACTAAATAATAATCAGAGTTTTAATTACCGCAAGGATGTTACAATGAAAGTTAGTATTCTTCAATGAagtttcacaatacatattttgtattttattccgTTATAATAGAGTTTTTGATCTCTTTTTAGATTACAAGATGGTATAACCTTTTTGCTTTGTTTTGGTTTACTCAATTCATAATTGGTTGTCAGCATATGGTGATAGCCGGAGCTGTTGCCACTTGGTTCTTCACTaggttaaataattaatatgttCATGAATACGTATCTTTACTGCATTCATTATTTACTAACGATTTTTCTTTCtcagaaataagaaaaatttaagTACACCCATCATAACGAGTTTCAAGAATTTAGTGTCTTTTCACTTGGGTACCGTAGCGCTAGGGTCATTGTTGATTGCGTTCGTCCAAATGCTACGAGCAATATTACAATACATTCAAAGTCACCTTCGAGGTTCTGAAAACAGAATCATCATCGGTATTGTTAAATGTTGTCAATGCTGTCTATGctgttttgaaaaatttctcAAATATATGTCGCGCAATGCTTACATCGAGACAGGTGCATTTAACAAAACTTTGAAATAGTTTCTCATTAGGATGAAAATTATGTTTCttgttggttttaattgtgattGTATTATTCTAGCAATATATGGATATGGATTCTGCAAATCAGGCCAGCAAGCTTTCAAAGTGTTGGCATCAAATGCTTTAAGAGTTTTTGCTATAAATTCAGTAGGTGACTTTATATTGTTTCTCGGAAAAGCATTTGTAGTTATTGCTACTGTTCTAATTGGGATTGAGCTTATTCAggttttgtattaatttatgtgaaTGTATACTActacttaaataataaaaatagttcaTTAAATGTTTATGATTTTAGAAAAAACAAGGCGTTCAACATGTTTGGGTTCCTTTGGCGATAGTGGGAATTATTGCTTATTTAACGTCCCATTGTTTTATGACAGTTTATGAGGtagtatattcagtatttttattaaatagttttaataCAATTCACTTCTGCGAAAAAATACATCGTTTTAGATGGCGATCGATACAATTTTCATTTGCTTCTGTGAAGATTGTGAGCGTAATGATGGTATAACGAAGCCCTACTATATGAGCAGGGGTCTCATGGAGTTCGTTCAAAATAGCAAAAAGGCTCTCGCTGTGTTGGATGAATCCAATTCTCAAGCTTGGACATCTCCCAAGACGATATCCGAAAGTGTAGACAAATAAGTTTAAatcttttgattatattttgtgttttatacaatgtacatatttttattgcctatctattttttaaatattaaagttgcgtttatatataaatttatcattCATAATGTACAAagtcattgatttttattttattgttaactctaagagaaatattttaattatattcataatcACTAACCCATCAATGAGTTCCTATTGAACGATCgacatgttttcaagaaaacttttcttttttaatttaaattattcatatacatatgtatttaagtgcGTTTGCAGTAGGCAACCTCTAAATCTGAATATTCCTATTGGTCAAAAAACTTTGTTAACTCGTATGTAAATAAACCAACAGGAAACCCCTTTTTTTCGCCTTACTGAAAATTCATATACCTAGGGAACAAAACTTTTTACACTtatagtatataattttatataagactgataaatgttatttattcattataaactgcattttttgtatccaaataaatcattttaatttgaattgcaTTTTATCGTgactataatattatttctatcaCAGAATTCTGATTATatttctgtttaaaaaaaaattaatgatggtTATTTGTATATgtcttttattaataaatttatagcaaataattaaacatatctctaaagtataaataaataacctagAGGTTTGTACAAATCGGTATCACAGTATATTTTTCAACAAAAGCGTTAAATTTAAGtgtcattaaaaattatatacataattacaatttaGTACATTttcctttaaaaaatatttttaccagattttaaacgatttatttttattaaaacaagttCGTTGATcaaaaaagtaatttatttataaactaatCATCTATCTAAAATTATAAGAATTtgctattaatatacatataatgtttatttttcggTATGTAGTATAGAACGTTACCTCACATGGTTGTTATTACtggttaattttaaatttgataccaACAACAATCCTAATATGTGTATACAACCAAGAATACCAAATGGCAAAAATAACAAAGATGAATAGTACACATATATTCTCGACACATCCAGCAGCAAGAACGACATTATGCCAAAACCACCAATATACAGATGGGTGACGTACATGACTGCTTTCAAcaaatttgaattctgaaaatatTGAACACGTATTACCATTTAAAAATGTTATGAAAGTATActaattaattttacaaaatacaatattacTCTTGGTGAGAGATTTTCGCAAATTAATATAAAGCGGCGTTCAGTTGGGGTGTACAGTGGCAGAAAAGCCATTCCTATCTGATATCCAAGCTCAATACCATGCCAGAAAGCGCATACCATAATTGTAATGAACGGCCTGTAATTACATTAaatcatttataaaatgttgcatagaaataatacaatttaatttgaaaatgattATTGTAAGCTGGCCACTGACAAAGATTTGTTTACATACAAATCGGTAAACGTGTATTTTAGGGATTTCTTTATCGGAGGTGTTTCTCAGCGATGAGTAACTAATCTGCCAACAATTGGTCGGCTGATCATATTCGTAATCGTCGCAATCTTTCAAGAActcaaaatatcattaaataatgaactaaatattgtaagcacaaagattttttttataatatgtaacgGCAATGTGTAGTTTTTATTCTTAATGTACCtcaaaattgcatttaaaaggaagaattaaaagaaatttctgAGAAACGAATGTCTCTCATAGGGTATATCGTAGTGTATATATCTACGACAAATCTCGTAGCCAAAGTCCAAAGGAATATCTTGTCTGTTGACAAATCTCTGTCAGCGCGTACCTTTACCTCAATGGTTTCATGAATGTATTTCTTGGCAACGACCGGAATATATACATTgccataaaatattgaattgactTATTCCATGACCTATTATAAACTGATAGCCAAGGATTAGTTTGAACACGGTAAACATCAATATTACTTATTGCCTTGAAATCATATGTCATTTTAGTAGCTTCTTTACAAGAACTAAAAAACACATCAAATTTACACTCTAAATTGTCAcgtttatgtaatttaattttactattcaattattaattaaacatgattataataatacatataaatacctaCATTTTCTTGAGATCTTTATAACTTTTGGTTGGACCATGAGTTGATTCACTTTTAGCTTGCACTGGGTATGCACCAAATCCTGCTGCACCACAAATGCACTCCGACATCGTCAAACCTATGTACATCCATAGTTTGAACCGTTGAAATTGTAGTACGGCATAGGTGAATTTGTAAGAAAACGATCTTAACCCAAATTCTTCAGTCATGACGTACtgatgaaataaaatcataatcattaagtaaacaataaattattctttAGATAAGAGTGTTAGTTTTTTCTACTTGTACTATTATCTTAATACAGTATTATAAAAGTTTAAATTGGGAGTTTACCAACCTCGAGGGgccatataatttcaaatatgacatAAAATGTGAAATATATTGGCATGTATGGAAGCTTCGTCTTCAAAAACTCTATTGAATTTGAGCATTGTGCAAATGGCAGTTTAAGGAAATCATCATATGTTCTATAACGTACATATGGACCTGatgaaaaaaaagcattcaACATATcatgtacttatacatacatagtagtggaattggtagtcattaatgtatgcaattttattcatttttagaaatataa from Arctopsyche grandis isolate Sample6627 chromosome 1, ASM5162203v2, whole genome shotgun sequence includes the following:
- the LOC143914611 gene encoding choline transporter-like protein 1 translates to MGQCCSNSNAVEPAMDNIEGDYKNESISNQISSSKSRSCTDIIALLMMLAFIIGLVVLIGYCMCYGDVYRIINGYDDCANVCGRTNQEDIDPTGSCKREDMSMKRLLVINSDAGSGKSPNNIHRECVESCDETHFKELINRCIPNKSSKVVNSFFSKTGLSDFFQEVNEDLHLCWREMLYLCIIAFVFSVIILVLFRFVVGFVVWFVLIGVSLTTVIATIFLWVTWTKERKKLNEISVENQDYISQRKVYSYLGYAILATVITFIILLVLLVMRKRIRLVIQLFKEAGKAIASMPLLLLEPILTFLTLCIVVSLWIYLSIWVESSGFLILNNNQSFNYRKDVTMKITRWYNLFALFWFTQFIIGCQHMVIAGAVATWFFTRNKKNLSTPIITSFKNLVSFHLGTVALGSLLIAFVQMLRAILQYIQSHLRGSENRIIIGIVKCCQCCLCCFEKFLKYMSRNAYIETAIYGYGFCKSGQQAFKVLASNALRVFAINSVGDFILFLGKAFVVIATVLIGIELIQKKQGVQHVWVPLAIVGIIAYLTSHCFMTVYEMAIDTIFICFCEDCERNDGITKPYYMSRGLMEFVQNSKKALAVLDESNSQAWTSPKTISESVDK
- the LOC143914692 gene encoding membrane-bound acylglycerophosphatidylinositol O-acyltransferase frj-like, with protein sequence MHPHVLRTIMDHIREDRDIIYFGLIATCLAFSGLVQKNIQSVEAKKWSGTCLGLFLIFVVMGNHVWHFILATIVGSFLSVYTDKRRCHIIVFGYMITYLTVLRLWIMSEDRNLYVHIALMTMLLTCKLAGVAFEISNYEKRNDSDYREPYPEEDVDEISPTFSDILHYAFSYFGMLVGPYVRYRTYDDFLKLPFAQCSNSIEFLKTKLPYMPIYFTFYVIFEIIWPLEYVMTEEFGLRSFSYKFTYAVLQFQRFKLWMYIGLTMSECICGAAGFGAYPVQAKSESTHGPTKSYKDLKKISCKEATKMTYDFKAISNIDVYRVQTNPWLSVYNRSWNKSIQYFMAMYIFRSLPRNTFMKPLRPFITIMVCAFWHGIELGYQIGMAFLPLYTPTERRFILICENLSPRNSNLLKAVMYVTHLYIGGFGIMSFLLLDVSRIYVYYSSLLFLPFGILGCIHILGLLLVSNLKLTSNNNHVR